One Micromonospora eburnea genomic region harbors:
- a CDS encoding nucleotidyltransferase family protein, translating to MGAQDVVGVIESDPGAMSVLRAAADLGLPDWWIGAGFVRNRVWDAISGRPPSPERDVDVAYFDPERLDPREDASAEAQAVVALPGVPWEIRNQARMHLRNGDEPYTSALDAISRWPETATCVAVTLRGDSVRLVACHGLADLVGMVVRPSPAFDNAAGRAKVQHRVRVKGWLDRWAGLRLEI from the coding sequence ATGGGTGCGCAGGACGTGGTGGGCGTGATCGAGTCAGACCCGGGAGCGATGAGCGTCCTTCGGGCTGCGGCCGACCTTGGACTACCGGACTGGTGGATCGGCGCCGGCTTCGTACGCAATCGGGTCTGGGACGCGATCAGCGGCCGTCCGCCCTCGCCGGAGCGCGACGTGGATGTCGCCTACTTCGACCCGGAGAGGCTGGACCCACGCGAGGACGCAAGCGCCGAAGCCCAAGCCGTGGTGGCCCTGCCCGGGGTGCCGTGGGAAATCCGTAATCAAGCGCGGATGCACCTGCGCAATGGCGACGAGCCCTACACGTCCGCCCTGGACGCGATATCGCGCTGGCCCGAAACGGCAACGTGCGTCGCGGTCACGCTGCGGGGTGACTCTGTTCGCCTGGTGGCCTGCCATGGGCTGGCTGACCTTGTGGGAATGGTTGTCCGCCCCTCCCCGGCCTTCGACAACGCAGCGGGCCGCGCGAAGGTACAGCACCGCGTGCGGGTCAAGGGATGGCTCGACCGATGGGCCGGACTGCGGCTGGAGATCTAG
- a CDS encoding IS110 family transposase, translating to MSVEHDPSMRRPTAGIDWASTEHALAIVGPDGVEVQRMIVEHTATGLRKLLRRLQQTGVLEVGIERPDGPVVEALLDAGLTVYVIAPNQIKHLRRRYGAAGNKDDRFDAYVLADTVRTDHHRLRPLTPDSPATLTLRMTVRARKDLIAARVAMANQLRAHLEHVLPGVIGLFRDIDSAITLSFLTRFPTQDKVDWLSPRRLQNWLRRVSYPNPARAGLLHAHLRAATRGTTGPEATARAHVTAALVAGLTTLREQINALEEQIEVQLLQHPDAEVFTSLPRAGIVRAARLLAEIGDARGRFPTPEALTCLAGAAPSTRQSGKVKVVGFRWAVDKQLRGAVIDFAGDSHHANPWAADLYQRARARGHDHPHATRILARAWLHVIWRCWQDRVPYDPTRHRALQAVLATTA from the coding sequence ATGAGTGTCGAACACGACCCCTCGATGCGTCGACCAACCGCGGGCATCGACTGGGCCAGCACCGAACACGCCCTCGCGATCGTTGGCCCCGACGGTGTCGAGGTTCAACGGATGATCGTCGAACACACCGCTACGGGGCTGCGGAAGCTGCTGCGCCGCCTGCAGCAGACCGGTGTACTCGAGGTCGGTATCGAACGGCCTGACGGGCCCGTCGTCGAGGCCCTCCTCGACGCGGGGCTCACGGTCTACGTGATCGCCCCGAACCAGATCAAGCACCTGCGCCGCCGTTACGGGGCAGCCGGCAACAAGGACGACCGCTTCGATGCCTACGTCCTGGCCGACACCGTCCGCACCGATCACCACCGCCTGCGTCCCCTCACCCCCGACTCTCCCGCGACACTCACGTTGCGGATGACCGTCCGCGCCCGCAAGGACCTCATCGCCGCCCGGGTCGCGATGGCCAATCAACTCCGAGCCCACCTCGAACACGTTCTCCCCGGCGTGATCGGGCTGTTCCGCGACATCGACTCCGCCATCACCCTGAGCTTCCTCACCCGGTTCCCGACTCAGGACAAGGTCGACTGGCTGTCGCCACGCAGACTGCAGAACTGGCTGCGCAGGGTCTCCTACCCCAACCCGGCACGAGCCGGGCTGCTGCACGCCCATCTGCGTGCGGCTACCCGCGGGACCACCGGTCCTGAAGCCACCGCCCGGGCGCACGTCACCGCGGCGTTGGTAGCTGGGCTTACTACCCTGCGCGAGCAGATCAACGCGCTGGAGGAGCAGATCGAGGTCCAGTTGCTCCAGCATCCCGACGCGGAGGTGTTCACGTCCCTGCCCCGGGCCGGGATCGTGCGAGCGGCCCGACTTCTGGCTGAGATCGGTGACGCCCGCGGCCGCTTCCCGACACCGGAGGCGCTCACCTGCCTGGCCGGCGCCGCGCCCTCGACCAGGCAGTCCGGGAAAGTGAAAGTCGTCGGCTTCCGCTGGGCCGTCGACAAACAACTCCGCGGCGCGGTCATCGACTTCGCCGGCGACTCCCACCACGCCAACCCCTGGGCCGCCGACCTCTACCAACGAGCCCGAGCTCGGGGCCACGACCACCCCCACGCGACACGAATCCTCGCCCGCGCCTGGCTGCACGTGATCTGGCGCTGCTGGCAAGACCGCGTCCCCTACGACCCCACCCGCCACCGAGCTCTGCAGGCCGTCCTGGCGACCACCGCTTGA
- a CDS encoding dihydrofolate reductase family protein translates to MGLLTFSLNLTLDGCVDHQEGIADDETHARFTRLLDECGAMLWGRVTYEMMESYWPAVARGDQEAPPAMREWAVKLETKPKYVVSSTRNDFPWTNSHHIADDLRESVQKLKDATPAGVLLGSGKLATELDRLDLIDEYQLLVHPRIAGHGPTLYQGGLPGTRRLELLSAEPLRNGAVAMHYRRAR, encoded by the coding sequence ATGGGTCTCCTCACCTTCAGCCTCAACCTCACCCTGGACGGTTGCGTCGACCACCAGGAGGGGATCGCCGACGATGAGACGCACGCCCGTTTCACCCGTCTTTTGGACGAGTGCGGGGCAATGCTGTGGGGTCGCGTCACCTACGAGATGATGGAGAGCTACTGGCCAGCCGTCGCGCGCGGCGACCAGGAGGCGCCGCCGGCCATGCGCGAGTGGGCGGTCAAGCTGGAGACCAAACCCAAGTACGTGGTGTCGTCGACGCGTAACGACTTCCCGTGGACCAACAGCCACCACATCGCCGACGATCTGCGCGAGAGCGTGCAGAAGCTCAAGGACGCGACTCCGGCCGGGGTCCTCCTCGGAAGCGGCAAGCTCGCGACCGAGCTCGACCGGCTAGACCTGATCGACGAGTACCAGCTGCTCGTCCATCCCAGGATCGCCGGCCACGGCCCGACCCTGTACCAGGGCGGACTGCCCGGCACACGCCGGCTCGAGCTACTCTCGGCGGAGCCGCTCCGCAACGGCGCGGTGGCCATGCACTACCGCCGCGCGCGCTGA